From a region of the Rhipicephalus microplus isolate Deutch F79 chromosome X, USDA_Rmic, whole genome shotgun sequence genome:
- the LOC119176408 gene encoding ATP-binding cassette sub-family B member 10, mitochondrial — MHAFVLSAGSQLFRQVKNRKHVLLRFISSKNGGVLSNSSAIRRVCVPPVKSLASVVLCRACSNARRVDSSELRRLLRQARPERFRLGAAVLLLFVSSSVMIAFPFCIGKVIDVIYTSSDNAELRANLNWICKLLTGVVVIGGLANFGRVYLMNSSAQRIINSLRKQAHASLMQQEVAFFDRNRTGDLITRLSSDTALVGMSLTQNISDGLRSAVAVFGGVGMMLYTSPQLSLVGLSVVPPVAIISFAFARRLRQVAADVQTRLAESSATAEEQLSNIRTVRAFTKEKFEMNRYSVGLTRLLDKVNTETRLRAVFFGCTGATGNMIVLAVLYYGGILMSDGRLTVGSLSSFLLYAAYVGVSIGGLGGFFTEATKALGASKKVWEIADRVPTLPNFGGLALSNLQGQVEFHNVTFAYPSRPEIEVLKKLNLSVPAGSVLAIVGPSGQGKSTLASLLLRLYDPTSGTVTLDGIDIRELDPHFLRMHVGIVSQEPTLFATSIFENILYGAKNMEESSKEDVIRAASEANALEFIEDLPDGFNTMVGERGILLSGGQKQRIAIARAILRDPCVLILDEATSSLDAVSERAVQEALKKLMVGRTVLTIAHRLSTIRRADKIAVLKAGTVVEHGTYEQLMGIADGLFRRLVEHQLHDERMSG; from the coding sequence ATGCACGCTTTCGTACTGAGCGCTGGCTCTCAGTTGTTTCGTCAAGTGAAAAACCGTAAGCATGTGTTGCTTAGGTTTATCTCTTCGAAGAATGGTGGTGTCCTTTCTAACAGTAGTGCTATTCGTCGAGTCTGCGTGCCTCCGGTGAAATCACTTGCGTCTGTTGTACTCTGCCGAGCTTGCTCAAACGCTCGGCGTGTAGACAGTAGTGAACTAAGGAGACTGTTGCGGCAAGCAAGACCCGAACGATTTCGCCTCGGTGCTGCAGTCCTGTTGCTTTTTGTGTCTAGCTCCGTTATGATCGCTTTCCCATTTTGCATTGGCAAAGTGATCGACGTGATTTACACTTCATCTGATAACGCAGAACTTCGTGCCAACCTCAACTGGATTTGCAAGCTTCTGACTGGCGTTGTCGTGATCGGTGGTCTTGCAAATTTTGGTCGAGTGTACCTTATGAACAGCTCAGCCCAGCGGATAATCAACTCTCTCCGCAAGCAAGCTCACGCCTCGCTGATGCAGCAGGAAGTGGCCTTTTTTGACCGAAACCGAACGGGCGATCTCATCACAAGACTTTCGAGCGACACTGCGCTGGTTGGGATGTCCTTAACACAGAACATATCAGATGGCCTGCGGTCTGCTGTTGCAGTGTTTGGTGGTGTGGGTATGATGCTGTATACATCGCCGCAGTTGTCACTTGTTGGTTTGAGTGTTGTGCCGCCGGTTGCCATCATTTCATTCGCTTTTGCTCGTAGACTGAGGCAAGTGGCAGCGGACGTGCAGACGCGGCTCGCCGAGTCTAGCGCCACTGCCGAAGAACAGCTGTCGAACATCAGAACTGTGCGCGCCTTTACTAAAGAAAAGTTTGAGATGAACAGATACTCTGTAGGGCTTACTAGGTTGCTGGACAAAGTCAATACTGAAACAAGGTTGCGGGCAGTCTTTTTTGGCTGCACTGGTGCCACCGGAAACATGATTGTATTAGCTGTCCTCTATTACGGGGGAATTCTCATGTCTGATGGCAGACTTACTGTGGGAAGTCTATCTTCGTTTTTGCTGTATGCAGCTTATGTCGGTGTTTCCATTGGCGGCCTTGGAGGCTTCTTCACTGAAGCAACCAAGGCATTAGGTGCTTCAAAAAAGGTATGGGAAATTGCGGATCGTGTTCCGACTCTACCAAATTTTGGTGGACTCGCTCTGTCCAACCTCCAAGGGCAAGTAGAGTTTCACAATGTTACATTTGCCTACCCCTCCAGACCAGAGATTGAGGTTTTGAAGAAACTCAACCTCTCAGTGCCTGCCGGATCTGTTTTGGCCATTGTTGGCCCTAGTGGGCAGGGAAAATCTACACTGGCATCCTTACTCCTCCGGCTTTATGACCCTACTTCAGGTACTGTCACACTGGATGGAATCGATATTAGGGAACTGGACCCCCACTTTCTCAGAATGCATGTTGGAATTGTAAGCCAAGAACCAACACTTTTTGCTACCTCCATTTTCGAGAACATTCTTTATGGTGCAAAGAATATGGAGGAAAGCTCAAAAGAAGATGTGATCAGGGCTGCAAGTGAGGCCAACGCACTCGAATTTATAGAAGACCTTCCTGATGGATTTAATACAATGGTAGGCGAACGAGGAATCTTGTTGTCAGGAGGTCAAAAGCAGCGTATCGCTATTGCTCGAGCTATTCTACGGGACCCGTGTGTGTTGATTCTGGATGAAGCAACTAGCTCGTTGGATGCTGTTAGTGAGCGTGCAGTGCAAGAGGCCTTGAAAAAGCTAATGGTTGGCCGCACTGTGCTCACTATTGCTCACAGGCTTTCTACAATTCGCAGGGCAGATAAAATTGCTGTGCTGAAGGCAGGTACTGTTGTTGAGCATGGAACTTATGAGCAGTTGATGGGCATTGCTGATGGGCTCTTTCGCAGGCTTGTGGAACATCAGTTACATGATGAGAGAATGTCTGGGTGA